In Dyadobacter sp. NIV53, a single window of DNA contains:
- a CDS encoding cold-shock protein: MPTGTVKFFNEAKGYGFIVEDDTNRDIFVHVTGLGGLTIRENDQVEYEVVEGKKGLNAVQVKKI, encoded by the coding sequence ATGCCAACAGGTACTGTAAAATTTTTCAATGAAGCTAAGGGATACGGCTTCATCGTTGAAGACGACACAAACAGAGACATTTTTGTCCATGTTACAGGATTGGGAGGACTTACTATTCGGGAAAATGACCAGGTTGAATACGAGGTCGTTGAAGGAAAAAAAGGACTTAACGCCGTGCAGGTAAAAAAGATATAA
- the lysS gene encoding lysine--tRNA ligase, whose amino-acid sequence MLLSEQEILRRQKREELIRTGIEPYPTEEFVVNTYSADINKNYENNKIDYKHVTMAGRLMGFRIMGSAAFAELQDSTGRIQLYFRRDDLCPGEDKTLYNTVFKKLLDIGDIIGVTGFVFTTQTGEISVHVQEFKILNKSLRPLPVVKRDEEGNVFDGFTDPELRYRQRYVDLIVNPEVRDIFIKRARIITTMRSYFDSKSWLEVETPVLQSIHGGAAAKPFETHHNALDVGLYLRIATELHLKRLIVGGFEGVYEIGKNFRNEGMDRTHNPEFTLLELYVAYKDYFWMMKMTEEVLEKVAIAVNGTATAKFGNTELDFTGPYPRLSITDAIHQYTGLNVEALDEVSIREKCREWGMQVTESMGKGKLIDEIFGEKVEEHIIQPTFIIDHPVEMSPLTKKHRSKPGMVERFELFVNGKEIANAYSELNDPIEQRERFEDQLKLKERGDDEAMEMDEDFLRSLEYGMPPTSGIGIGIDRLTMLLTNNLSIQEVIFFPQMRPEKKQEMAKEADYIAAGVPAVWIPALQKMNILMIEQLKAASPNKIFNDLGGMRKKLKIEEKMPTLDDIKTWVE is encoded by the coding sequence ATGCTACTAAGCGAACAGGAAATATTACGCCGCCAAAAGCGTGAAGAATTGATACGAACAGGTATAGAACCGTATCCTACGGAAGAGTTTGTGGTAAATACTTACTCTGCTGATATTAATAAAAACTACGAAAACAATAAGATAGATTATAAGCATGTAACTATGGCCGGCCGCCTGATGGGTTTCCGGATTATGGGAAGTGCTGCTTTTGCCGAGTTGCAGGATAGTACCGGACGGATACAATTGTACTTCCGCCGCGACGATCTTTGCCCGGGAGAAGATAAAACACTTTATAATACAGTATTCAAAAAACTATTGGACATTGGTGATATTATCGGGGTAACCGGTTTTGTTTTTACTACGCAAACCGGGGAAATATCAGTTCATGTTCAGGAATTTAAAATTTTAAATAAATCGCTTCGTCCGCTTCCAGTGGTAAAACGGGATGAAGAAGGGAATGTATTTGATGGATTTACGGATCCTGAACTACGCTATCGTCAGCGGTATGTAGATCTGATCGTAAATCCGGAAGTCCGTGATATTTTTATCAAACGTGCCCGTATTATTACCACGATGCGTTCTTATTTTGATTCAAAAAGTTGGCTGGAAGTAGAAACACCCGTCTTACAGTCAATTCACGGAGGAGCAGCTGCAAAGCCGTTTGAAACACATCATAATGCACTGGATGTGGGTCTTTATCTACGTATTGCTACCGAATTACATTTAAAAAGACTGATCGTAGGTGGTTTTGAGGGTGTGTATGAAATTGGTAAAAATTTCCGTAATGAGGGAATGGACCGTACACACAATCCCGAATTTACATTGCTTGAGCTTTATGTAGCTTATAAGGATTATTTCTGGATGATGAAAATGACGGAGGAAGTTCTGGAAAAAGTGGCTATTGCTGTCAACGGAACTGCCACAGCTAAATTTGGTAATACTGAACTTGATTTTACAGGCCCATACCCAAGATTAAGCATTACGGATGCAATTCACCAATATACAGGCTTAAACGTGGAAGCTCTGGATGAGGTTTCCATCCGTGAAAAATGCCGTGAATGGGGAATGCAGGTGACTGAGAGCATGGGAAAAGGAAAATTGATTGATGAGATCTTCGGGGAAAAAGTGGAAGAGCATATCATTCAGCCTACTTTCATTATTGACCATCCGGTTGAAATGTCTCCGTTAACCAAAAAACACCGTTCAAAACCAGGCATGGTAGAACGCTTTGAGCTTTTTGTAAATGGAAAAGAAATTGCCAATGCTTATTCAGAATTAAATGATCCGATTGAACAAAGAGAGCGTTTTGAAGATCAGCTCAAACTGAAAGAACGTGGTGACGATGAAGCAATGGAAATGGATGAAGATTTCCTGCGCTCGCTCGAATATGGTATGCCGCCTACTTCAGGAATTGGTATCGGTATTGACCGTTTAACGATGTTACTTACTAATAATTTGAGTATTCAGGAAGTTATTTTCTTTCCACAGATGCGACCTGAAAAGAAACAGGAAATGGCTAAGGAAGCAGATTATATTGCTGCCGGTGTACCTGCGGTGTGGATTCCGGCATTACAAAAAATGAATATCCTGATGATTGAGCAATTGAAAGCTGCAAGTCCGAACAAAATTTTTAATGACTTGGGTGGAATGAGGAAAAAGCTGAAAATTGAAGAAAAAATGCCAACCCTCGATGATATTAAAACCTGGGTGGAATAA
- a CDS encoding glycosyltransferase family 2 protein: MNPGVAIVILNYNGRHYLEKFLPNVLSHSEGYEIWVADNASSDNSLQWLRDHYPAIKTFSISENKGYAGGYNEALKHINSQYYILLNSDIEVTTGWIEPVVSFMESDPNIAACQPKILAYDFRTHFEYAGAAGGYMDYLGYPFCRGRIFDTREEDLGQYDDERDVFWATGACLFVKSEAFHKAGGFDERFFAHMEEIDLCWRLLNMGYRITYSGKSTVYHVGGGTLHKSNPKKTFLNYRNNLIMLFKNLPKGRRWKTVIFRLILDGISSARFMTTGAWPDVLAILKAHFAFYAMIPSLLKGQKRTHYRAPLYYRSIVWEYFVLGKHDFTQLTKPELPTTPK, translated from the coding sequence ATGAACCCTGGTGTTGCAATAGTTATTCTTAATTATAATGGCAGGCATTATCTTGAGAAATTCCTGCCAAATGTTTTAAGTCATTCGGAAGGTTATGAAATCTGGGTTGCTGATAATGCATCTTCAGATAATTCCCTGCAATGGCTGCGGGATCATTATCCTGCTATTAAAACGTTTTCTATCTCTGAAAACAAAGGCTATGCAGGTGGCTACAATGAAGCCCTGAAGCACATTAATTCACAATATTATATTCTTCTCAATTCGGATATTGAAGTAACAACAGGCTGGATTGAGCCTGTTGTTAGTTTTATGGAATCGGATCCAAATATAGCGGCCTGTCAGCCAAAAATTCTGGCCTATGATTTTCGTACGCACTTTGAATATGCCGGAGCTGCTGGCGGATATATGGATTACCTGGGCTATCCTTTTTGCCGGGGCCGTATATTTGATACCAGAGAGGAAGATTTGGGTCAGTATGATGATGAAAGGGATGTATTTTGGGCAACAGGAGCTTGCCTTTTTGTAAAGTCCGAAGCATTTCACAAAGCTGGAGGTTTCGATGAACGCTTTTTCGCACATATGGAAGAAATTGACTTATGCTGGCGTTTGCTCAATATGGGATACAGAATAACGTATTCCGGAAAATCAACAGTTTATCACGTTGGAGGAGGAACCCTGCACAAGTCTAATCCTAAAAAGACTTTCCTGAATTACAGGAATAACCTGATTATGCTTTTCAAAAATTTGCCAAAAGGGCGGCGCTGGAAAACAGTTATTTTCAGATTGATTCTTGACGGGATTTCTAGCGCCCGGTTTATGACTACCGGAGCATGGCCTGACGTACTTGCAATTTTAAAAGCACATTTTGCTTTTTATGCCATGATCCCTTCTTTATTAAAAGGGCAGAAACGTACCCATTACAGAGCACCGCTATATTACCGCAGCATAGTATGGGAGTATTTTGTCTTGGGAAAACATGATTTTACACAACTTACAAAACCTGAACTTCCTACAACTCCCAAATAG
- a CDS encoding GNAT family N-acetyltransferase yields the protein MSQVKVAVTESDILKCRRAIQALRHSLTDDIYLDQALKTLADNRQFVFIEENGEAAAVAVFETGYNLFRGKYIYIDDLSTLPEYRGKGFAGILLDWISEYAKTENFDEIHLDSGVNEARTNAHRLYLNKRFQITSLHFVTKV from the coding sequence ATGAGCCAGGTAAAAGTAGCAGTAACTGAAAGTGATATTTTAAAATGTCGCAGAGCTATACAAGCTCTGCGACATTCATTAACAGACGATATATATTTAGACCAGGCTCTTAAAACGCTTGCTGATAACCGTCAGTTTGTTTTTATTGAAGAAAACGGAGAGGCTGCAGCAGTGGCTGTTTTTGAAACTGGCTACAATCTGTTCCGTGGCAAATACATCTATATTGATGACCTTTCTACGCTTCCCGAATACCGTGGAAAAGGATTTGCAGGCATTCTGCTGGACTGGATTTCAGAGTATGCCAAAACCGAAAATTTTGATGAGATTCATCTGGATTCGGGAGTAAATGAAGCACGTACAAATGCTCACCGGCTTTATCTTAATAAACGATTCCAGATAACAAGTCTTCATTTCGTTACAAAAGTTTAA
- a CDS encoding bifunctional 3,4-dihydroxy-2-butanone-4-phosphate synthase/GTP cyclohydrolase II gives MNNNGNTIVLDTIEEAIEAIRKGEMIIVVDDEDRENEGDFVCAAELVTPEIVNFMAREGRGLICVPITEERCVELELEMMVGNNTALHETAFTVSVDLLGNGCTTGISASDRAKTIQALVNPETKPQDLGRPGHIFPLRAKKGGVLRRTGHTEAAIDFPRLAGLSSAGVLVEILNEDGSMARLPQLREIANRHNLKLVSIKDLIEYRLREESLIKREIGVDMPTNWGHFDLMAYRQINTGDLHLALVKGTWEKDEPVLVRVHSSCMTGDIFGSCRCDCGPQLHAAMDMVNKAGKGVIVYMNQEGRGIGLLNKLRAYKLQEMGRDTVEANLELGFTSDERDYGVGAQILRDLEVSKIKLITNNPKKRAGLIGYGLEIVDSVSIEIPSNPHNEAYLITKRDKMGHNLSNLTFPVNKG, from the coding sequence ATGAATAATAACGGTAATACAATTGTGTTAGATACCATTGAGGAAGCCATTGAAGCGATTCGCAAAGGTGAAATGATTATTGTAGTTGACGACGAAGATCGTGAGAATGAAGGCGATTTCGTGTGTGCAGCTGAACTGGTAACTCCTGAAATTGTCAATTTTATGGCCCGTGAAGGCCGTGGTTTAATATGTGTTCCAATAACTGAAGAGCGTTGTGTGGAATTGGAATTGGAAATGATGGTGGGTAATAATACCGCCTTACATGAAACTGCATTTACCGTCTCGGTAGATTTGCTGGGTAATGGATGTACTACCGGAATTTCAGCAAGCGACCGTGCCAAAACGATTCAGGCTTTGGTAAATCCCGAGACAAAACCTCAGGATTTAGGCCGGCCTGGTCATATTTTTCCATTAAGAGCAAAAAAAGGCGGGGTTTTACGTCGTACGGGACATACAGAAGCAGCCATAGATTTCCCTCGTTTGGCAGGCTTGTCTTCGGCTGGTGTATTAGTAGAAATCCTGAATGAAGATGGCTCTATGGCCCGCCTTCCTCAGCTTCGCGAAATAGCCAACCGTCATAACCTGAAACTGGTAAGTATCAAAGACCTGATTGAATATAGATTACGCGAAGAATCTTTGATAAAAAGGGAAATCGGAGTAGATATGCCTACCAATTGGGGACACTTTGATTTGATGGCTTACAGACAAATTAATACAGGAGATTTACATCTGGCATTGGTAAAAGGAACCTGGGAAAAAGACGAACCGGTATTGGTACGTGTCCATTCATCCTGTATGACCGGAGATATTTTCGGATCATGCCGTTGCGATTGCGGCCCTCAGCTGCATGCCGCTATGGATATGGTAAACAAAGCAGGAAAAGGTGTAATTGTATACATGAACCAGGAAGGACGCGGAATTGGATTACTCAATAAATTACGCGCATATAAGCTTCAGGAAATGGGCCGTGATACGGTAGAAGCAAATCTCGAATTAGGTTTTACGAGCGACGAACGCGATTATGGCGTAGGTGCCCAAATCCTGCGTGACCTGGAAGTTTCCAAGATAAAACTTATTACCAATAACCCTAAGAAACGTGCCGGACTGATTGGATATGGCCTGGAAATTGTTGATTCTGTTTCAATTGAGATACCGTCTAATCCTCATAATGAAGCTTATTTGATCACAAAAAGAGATAAAATGGGCCATAATCTGAGTAATCTTACATTTCCTGTTAATAAAGGATGA
- a CDS encoding gliding motility-associated C-terminal domain-containing protein — protein sequence MKIKILSTFLAVQLILITANAFAQFCGTTGGFLIVPSEGCAPLTVAIKNQVPKAQSLGYIYDFDKTQTTFPEDKDFSKDSSYTYQNPGTYTIFQFGSAEGTGFSLCKDVVVYETRAPKAELVTCQNGRIRLTLIQDSVAKAYDQVEINWGDGSALTTWKNGDPLTINHSYKAGSIIPDITIRGRYTAGLCESNLVPTVISGVLNPPSLEKIKISSVEMQANGTAKLLYEGEEGVPTEVFIDKGDGLFVTTSKTGKAGGLQTATIENLNPNLIYRFKLISRDFCDNPVESIVVSTLKITEGTSIADETNALTWEAYSGAGNILQYQLKRDDTVIYTTADQFSYFDSNVKCGNNYKYEIVAIVENDVRSYSAPIMVSPKSAVPEVIKKASVSVENNNLIVSKVELSGEGLTSTYNLIVERADLGSSGFQKISNPVNESLTFDDSNVNTSQTSYCYRFNYENACKQTAPSFSEPVCSILLKNNIQEITWNSESPFTEAIASYDLLQMDADGKITDELPKQLSLSHGIDLNMESVYSFRIKAHSSDGNLLSYSNVINLKRDIIVLIPDAFTPNGDGINDRFEVKNYFASLFEIRVFNRWGVVVFQSGNAVDSWDGNINGKPAPAGYYTFKMNITDRSNRAISKTGSFLLIR from the coding sequence ATGAAAATAAAAATACTCAGTACATTTCTGGCGGTTCAGTTAATATTAATTACGGCAAATGCTTTTGCACAATTTTGCGGAACGACGGGCGGCTTTCTAATAGTTCCGTCAGAAGGGTGCGCGCCTCTGACAGTGGCTATAAAAAATCAGGTTCCGAAAGCTCAGAGTTTAGGTTATATTTATGATTTTGACAAAACTCAGACAACATTTCCTGAAGATAAAGATTTTTCGAAAGACTCATCTTATACTTATCAAAACCCGGGAACTTACACCATTTTTCAGTTTGGAAGTGCAGAAGGTACAGGGTTTAGTTTGTGTAAAGATGTCGTAGTATACGAAACGAGGGCTCCGAAAGCAGAATTAGTAACTTGTCAGAACGGCCGCATCCGGTTGACGCTGATCCAGGACAGCGTAGCGAAAGCATACGATCAGGTTGAAATAAACTGGGGGGACGGTTCTGCACTTACAACCTGGAAAAATGGAGATCCTCTTACTATTAACCATAGTTATAAAGCCGGCAGTATCATACCAGACATTACAATCCGTGGAAGATATACTGCGGGGCTATGCGAATCTAATTTAGTTCCTACCGTCATTTCCGGAGTATTAAATCCTCCGTCGCTGGAAAAAATAAAAATAAGCAGTGTAGAAATGCAGGCGAACGGTACTGCGAAATTATTATATGAAGGAGAAGAAGGTGTACCAACCGAAGTTTTTATTGACAAAGGAGATGGTTTGTTTGTTACAACTTCAAAAACCGGGAAAGCTGGCGGCCTTCAAACTGCAACGATTGAAAATCTTAATCCGAATCTAATTTATCGCTTCAAGCTTATTTCAAGGGATTTTTGTGATAATCCGGTTGAAAGTATTGTGGTAAGCACCTTAAAAATAACCGAAGGAACATCTATCGCAGACGAAACAAATGCGCTGACATGGGAGGCTTATTCCGGAGCAGGAAATATTCTGCAATATCAGTTAAAACGGGACGATACGGTAATTTATACAACTGCTGACCAGTTTTCGTATTTTGACAGCAACGTAAAATGCGGCAATAATTATAAGTACGAAATCGTAGCGATTGTTGAAAATGACGTACGTTCTTATTCAGCGCCGATCATGGTTTCTCCCAAATCGGCAGTTCCGGAAGTTATAAAAAAAGCAAGCGTGTCCGTTGAAAATAATAACCTTATTGTCTCAAAAGTGGAGCTTTCCGGAGAAGGCCTGACGAGTACTTATAATCTGATCGTTGAGAGAGCAGATCTGGGAAGCTCCGGATTTCAAAAAATTTCTAACCCGGTCAATGAAAGCCTTACGTTTGACGACAGTAATGTGAATACCAGCCAGACTTCCTATTGCTACCGTTTTAATTATGAAAATGCGTGTAAGCAAACTGCACCTTCTTTCAGTGAACCGGTCTGTTCAATATTACTAAAAAATAATATCCAGGAAATAACCTGGAACAGCGAATCGCCTTTTACAGAGGCAATAGCTTCTTATGACTTGTTGCAAATGGATGCAGATGGTAAAATAACGGACGAATTGCCCAAGCAGCTTAGTCTGAGCCATGGTATTGACCTGAATATGGAATCTGTTTACTCTTTTCGAATAAAAGCACATTCCTCAGATGGGAATCTGTTAAGTTATTCGAATGTAATAAATTTGAAACGGGACATCATTGTGTTAATTCCTGATGCCTTCACTCCAAATGGAGACGGTATTAATGACAGGTTTGAAGTAAAAAATTATTTTGCATCGTTATTTGAAATACGTGTTTTTAATCGCTGGGGAGTGGTTGTTTTCCAATCAGGAAATGCGGTCGACAGCTGGGATGGAAATATAAATGGGAAACCGGCACCAGCAGGATATTACACTTTTAAGATGAATATTACTGATCGGTCAAACCGGGCTATATCTAAGACCGGTAGCTTTTTATTGATCAGATAG
- a CDS encoding YbaB/EbfC family nucleoid-associated protein, whose translation MFGNMGDMMGLMGKMKDLQSKMKEAQDQLATIVETAESGAGMVKATVNGQKSLIGLDIDKDLVNPDDKEMLQDLIVAAVNKAFEQVEPKIKEHLQKATDGVLPNIPGLDLGGFMK comes from the coding sequence ATGTTTGGAAACATGGGTGATATGATGGGCTTGATGGGAAAAATGAAAGACCTTCAGTCCAAAATGAAAGAGGCTCAGGATCAGCTGGCCACTATAGTTGAAACGGCTGAGTCAGGAGCAGGCATGGTTAAGGCAACGGTAAACGGACAAAAAAGCCTGATTGGCCTTGATATAGATAAAGATTTGGTTAATCCTGACGATAAAGAAATGCTTCAGGATTTGATTGTTGCGGCAGTCAATAAAGCATTTGAGCAGGTTGAGCCCAAAATTAAAGAGCATCTTCAAAAAGCTACAGACGGAGTTCTTCCCAATATTCCGGGGTTGGATTTAGGTGGATTTATGAAATAA
- a CDS encoding bifunctional heptose 7-phosphate kinase/heptose 1-phosphate adenyltransferase — translation MNINQVFEAFNSLRVLVIGDVMLDSYVWGKVERISPEAPVPVVNVNKREYRLGGAGNVLLNVQALGAEAIICTVIGADTSGDLLKTSLTEKGLNCEGLLRSNNRVTTIKERIIAGSQQVVRIDTETDKPIHTEETERLIAKAKELIPSSNVIIFEDYDKGVLTAESIAEITEYANEHEVPTVVDPKKRNFLAYNNTTLFKPNLKELREGLKVDFNVDNPEELQAVVEQLKATLNVKGALITLSEKGVFIDFQNEIHKLPAHIRKIADVSGAGDTVISIAACCIALGLSPKSIAAISNLGGGLVCESVGVVPIDKNLLKTEAEKLVLD, via the coding sequence ATGAATATAAATCAGGTTTTTGAAGCATTCAATTCTTTACGGGTACTTGTCATAGGTGATGTAATGCTCGACTCCTATGTTTGGGGAAAAGTTGAACGGATTTCGCCAGAAGCTCCTGTTCCGGTTGTTAACGTAAATAAACGGGAATATCGCCTTGGAGGCGCAGGAAATGTACTTCTGAATGTGCAAGCCCTAGGTGCAGAGGCTATTATCTGCACAGTAATCGGAGCAGATACTTCCGGGGATCTGTTAAAAACGAGCCTGACTGAAAAAGGCCTGAATTGTGAAGGTTTGTTGAGAAGTAACAACAGGGTTACCACAATTAAAGAAAGGATTATTGCCGGTTCGCAACAGGTTGTGCGTATTGATACAGAGACAGATAAGCCCATTCATACAGAAGAAACTGAACGTTTGATAGCCAAAGCTAAAGAACTCATCCCTTCAAGTAATGTGATCATTTTTGAAGATTATGATAAAGGTGTGCTTACAGCCGAATCCATTGCTGAAATAACTGAATACGCCAATGAACATGAAGTACCTACGGTTGTAGATCCAAAAAAGAGAAATTTCCTTGCGTATAACAATACAACACTTTTCAAGCCCAACCTGAAAGAACTTCGCGAAGGTTTAAAAGTGGATTTTAATGTCGACAATCCTGAAGAATTACAAGCCGTTGTCGAACAGTTAAAGGCAACACTTAATGTAAAAGGAGCATTGATCACACTGTCTGAAAAAGGCGTTTTCATTGATTTCCAGAACGAAATTCATAAGCTTCCGGCACATATCAGAAAAATCGCAGACGTTTCAGGAGCAGGCGACACGGTGATCAGTATAGCAGCCTGCTGTATTGCACTTGGGCTCTCACCAAAATCAATCGCTGCGATTTCCAACCTGGGTGGCGGACTGGTTTGTGAATCCGTAGGTGTTGTTCCTATTGACAAAAATTTATTAAAAACCGAAGCAGAAAAACTGGTACTGGATTAA
- a CDS encoding gliding motility-associated C-terminal domain-containing protein, producing MRLPLHLALTICFSFFINSHVSGQGLCDIGGGDFEITPTEGCAPLAVKITNLVPNSITVGYQLAYDKVAQNPSYANYSSFTYNAAGTYTVLQYGAVSTGVFSTCKQVKVYETNTVNAQYSSCGGGKIKLVLVNNVYLQVYDQLEIKWGDGSAAEIWKKGDDLNLEHVYASTTGSPIVTIKGIYTSNTACSNGRTLSLPILFQQVQLANIAIQSVAMRADGSVRITYQGLTSIPTSIQYSKDGSTYTTHGIRSSGGIQPYDIAGLNTNQIYQLRLSSEDLCASKLITNPISSMVLSGKSEDGKNTLTWSKYGFPTGFTEYDLLRDGAIIKTFTSIDEITYTDEEIECGSYSEYQVIAKINGITSSSAPVALKADLSSAKPIDKAYVTVIDNNNVTISAKVPIVGLNSTYYLTIEKAEAGSTIFKKIITLANQNQFADIEVKTNEKSYCYRMSYTNSCDQKVAATEPICTVLLTNSFLNLGWTPEKPVLPEVTSYDILQTGSGGSKVEKNVQLGHSYTPTLDSKSDLEYTFQVRANSADSDFQSFSNLISINRNANIFIPGAFSPDGDGNNDILQAKATLLQSFNLYVYNRWGNVVFHSDDITKGWDGTINGANAPAGSYAYRLKAVDIINQTVEKKGTFMLLR from the coding sequence ATGAGATTACCATTACATTTAGCTCTAACTATCTGTTTTTCGTTTTTTATAAATTCACATGTTTCCGGCCAGGGATTGTGTGACATTGGCGGTGGGGATTTTGAAATTACACCCACAGAAGGATGTGCCCCCCTGGCTGTAAAAATTACTAATCTTGTACCAAATTCCATTACCGTAGGATACCAGCTTGCATATGATAAGGTAGCGCAGAATCCATCTTACGCGAATTATTCGTCCTTCACTTATAATGCAGCCGGAACATATACTGTTTTACAATACGGAGCGGTATCAACTGGTGTTTTTTCAACCTGTAAACAAGTGAAGGTGTATGAAACAAATACGGTTAATGCACAGTATTCATCTTGTGGCGGAGGGAAAATAAAACTCGTATTGGTTAACAATGTTTATCTACAAGTTTATGATCAGCTGGAAATTAAGTGGGGTGATGGAAGTGCTGCTGAAATCTGGAAAAAAGGCGATGATTTGAATCTTGAGCACGTTTATGCCAGCACCACAGGAAGTCCGATCGTTACAATTAAAGGAATATATACGAGTAACACTGCTTGTAGCAATGGAAGAACGCTGTCTCTTCCAATCTTATTTCAGCAAGTCCAATTGGCTAACATTGCAATTCAAAGCGTAGCTATGCGGGCAGACGGATCTGTCCGGATTACTTATCAGGGACTAACTTCTATTCCTACATCCATTCAGTATAGTAAAGACGGCTCAACTTATACAACACATGGCATCAGATCTTCCGGAGGTATTCAGCCTTATGATATTGCCGGATTAAATACAAACCAGATATACCAGTTAAGATTATCCTCAGAGGACTTGTGTGCGAGCAAACTTATTACCAATCCGATTTCCAGCATGGTATTATCGGGTAAATCGGAAGATGGAAAAAACACATTAACCTGGAGTAAATATGGCTTTCCAACGGGATTTACAGAATATGATTTATTACGGGACGGGGCTATTATTAAAACCTTCACATCCATAGACGAAATAACCTATACCGACGAAGAGATAGAATGTGGCAGTTATTCCGAATATCAGGTGATTGCTAAAATTAACGGGATAACTTCTTCGTCTGCGCCTGTTGCTCTCAAAGCAGATTTGTCTTCGGCCAAGCCAATTGATAAAGCATATGTTACTGTCATTGACAACAATAATGTGACCATCAGTGCCAAAGTCCCAATTGTTGGCTTAAATAGTACTTATTATCTGACAATTGAAAAAGCCGAGGCGGGCAGTACGATTTTTAAAAAAATTATTACGCTGGCCAATCAGAACCAATTTGCAGATATAGAAGTAAAAACAAATGAGAAATCTTATTGTTACAGGATGAGTTATACCAATTCCTGTGATCAGAAAGTTGCCGCCACAGAACCAATTTGTACAGTTTTATTGACAAATAGTTTTCTGAATCTGGGCTGGACACCTGAAAAACCGGTTTTGCCCGAAGTGACTTCTTATGATATTTTACAGACAGGCTCAGGAGGCTCAAAAGTAGAAAAAAATGTTCAGCTGGGCCATTCCTATACTCCTACACTGGATTCTAAAAGTGATCTGGAATATACTTTTCAGGTCAGGGCCAATTCTGCGGATTCTGATTTTCAGAGCTTTTCCAATTTAATTTCTATTAACCGTAATGCAAATATTTTTATTCCGGGAGCATTTTCACCTGATGGAGATGGAAATAATGATATTTTGCAGGCAAAAGCCACTTTGTTGCAGTCATTCAATTTGTATGTTTATAACAGGTGGGGAAATGTTGTTTTCCATTCTGATGATATTACTAAAGGTTGGGACGGAACTATAAACGGGGCAAACGCTCCGGCAGGATCTTATGCATACCGATTAAAAGCTGTGGACATTATAAACCAAACTGTTGAAAAAAAAGGTACTTTTATGCTTTTAAGATAA
- a CDS encoding PspC domain-containing protein — protein sequence MNRLRYYVENQIFGVCANLGEKLNFPASSIRLYFIYATFMTFGSPIILYLVLAFWMELRHHWRRHNSPTIWEL from the coding sequence ATGAACAGACTTCGGTATTACGTAGAGAATCAAATATTTGGTGTATGTGCGAATTTGGGCGAAAAACTCAATTTTCCTGCCAGTAGTATTCGCTTATATTTCATTTATGCCACATTTATGACATTTGGGTCACCAATTATACTCTACCTTGTGCTTGCATTCTGGATGGAATTACGCCATCACTGGCGAAGACATAACAGTCCTACTATTTGGGAGTTGTAG